In Synechococcus sp. HK05, one DNA window encodes the following:
- a CDS encoding anthranilate phosphoribosyltransferase family protein, with protein sequence MTLAAPAATPDQLCSAASRERFKTYLRKIGSGEHTSSGLSRAEAADAMELILDGGASPAQIGAFLIAHRIRRPEPQELTGMLDVYRRRGPQLHTSSPAISFGMPFDGRTRTAPIYPLTALVLASAGLPVVLQGAGRMPVKYGITAVELFEALGVGLGGRSLSWVQQQLDQLQLALVHQPDHFPAAESLISYREDLGKRPPVASLELLWTAHQGEHLLVSGFVHPPTEARAWQALELAGETNVLTVKGLEGSTDLPISRACVTGRPSNGGEGRQILHPRDHGCFGHDPLWEGIETWGAQAMAALGGQGELANPLIWNAGTYLWQAGLDPDQASGLDHARELLQSGAVLQRLQQLRDHAGPQA encoded by the coding sequence TTGACGCTCGCTGCCCCCGCCGCCACCCCAGATCAACTGTGCAGCGCTGCGAGCCGGGAGCGCTTCAAAACCTATCTGCGCAAAATCGGCAGCGGCGAACACACCAGCAGTGGCCTGAGCCGCGCCGAGGCCGCCGATGCCATGGAGCTGATCCTCGATGGAGGCGCCAGCCCAGCTCAGATCGGCGCGTTCCTGATTGCCCACCGCATCCGCCGGCCGGAGCCCCAGGAGCTCACCGGGATGCTGGATGTGTACAGGCGCCGCGGGCCTCAGCTGCACACCAGCAGCCCAGCGATCAGTTTTGGGATGCCCTTCGATGGGCGCACGCGCACCGCACCGATCTATCCCCTCACAGCCCTGGTGCTCGCCTCGGCCGGGCTACCGGTGGTGCTGCAGGGTGCGGGGCGCATGCCGGTGAAATACGGCATCACCGCCGTGGAACTGTTTGAGGCCCTGGGCGTAGGCCTCGGAGGCCGCAGCCTCAGCTGGGTGCAACAGCAACTGGATCAGTTGCAACTGGCTCTGGTGCATCAGCCCGACCATTTCCCTGCCGCCGAAAGCCTGATCAGCTACCGGGAAGATCTGGGCAAGCGCCCCCCGGTGGCCAGCCTGGAACTGTTGTGGACAGCCCACCAGGGTGAGCATCTGCTGGTGAGCGGGTTCGTGCATCCACCCACCGAAGCAAGAGCATGGCAAGCCCTGGAGCTGGCGGGTGAAACCAACGTGCTCACGGTGAAGGGCCTGGAAGGCAGCACCGATCTACCCATCAGCCGCGCTTGCGTCACCGGGCGGCCCAGCAACGGCGGTGAAGGGCGCCAAATCCTGCACCCCCGCGACCATGGCTGCTTTGGCCACGATCCCCTCTGGGAAGGCATCGAAACCTGGGGGGCCCAGGCCATGGCGGCCCTCGGCGGCCAAGGAGAGCTGGCCAACCCCCTGATCTGGAATGCCGGCACCTATCTCTGGCAAGCCGGCCTCGACCCTGATCAGGCCAGCGGCCTGGATCATGCGCGGGAGCTGCTGCAGAGCGGTGCCGTGTTGCAACGCCTGCAGCAGCTTCGAGATCACGCAGGCCCTCAGGCCTGA
- a CDS encoding nitrate reductase associated protein: MTPNPTANHCFGFEQDFVGQWRCIPLCVRRKLDLIGLKLKLNHWLAMSQAQRQDLVDWDDQPAALAAMAEHCRTLTRSMADGEAKPLPPAREEPWQLSTLVAAHVAAAASERGIALGVEQWQQLNELERFALCKLARPGHDHHNLEAAFSEVLG; this comes from the coding sequence ATGACACCAAATCCAACAGCCAACCACTGCTTCGGCTTCGAACAAGACTTTGTGGGCCAATGGCGCTGCATTCCGCTCTGCGTGCGCCGGAAGTTGGATCTCATCGGGCTCAAGCTGAAGCTGAACCACTGGCTGGCGATGAGCCAGGCGCAGCGGCAAGACTTGGTGGATTGGGATGATCAACCAGCAGCCCTCGCGGCCATGGCGGAGCACTGCCGCACCCTCACCCGCTCGATGGCCGACGGGGAAGCGAAACCGCTACCACCGGCACGGGAAGAGCCCTGGCAGCTGAGCACCTTGGTGGCAGCCCATGTGGCGGCCGCCGCCAGCGAACGCGGCATCGCCCTGGGCGTTGAACAGTGGCAACAACTCAACGAACTTGAGCGCTTCGCCCTCTGCAAACTGGCCCGCCCCGGCCACGACCATCACAACCTGGAGGCCGCGTTCTCAGAAGTGCTGGGCTGA